A genomic segment from Thamnophis elegans isolate rThaEle1 chromosome 3, rThaEle1.pri, whole genome shotgun sequence encodes:
- the LOC116506306 gene encoding lanosterol synthase-like, producing MDGTYLRRRGGPYKTEPATDLTRWRLSNEEGRQRWRYLADGEGVEREQTALEAHSLGLDTTKVFPILPTACTAEEAALNGMKFFAGLQAEDGHWAEDYGGPLFLLPGLLIVCHVAKIPLPEESRKEMVRYLRSVQLPDGGWGLHIEDLSKVFSTALNYTAMRILGVSADDPDLVKARNNLHSKGE from the exons ATGGATGGAAC ATATTTACGGAGAAGAGGAGGCCCATATAAGACAGAACCAGCCACAGACTTAACCCGCTGGCGTTTGAGTAATGAAGAAGGTCGGCAGCGGTGGCGATATCTAGCAGATGGCGAGGGTGTGGAGCGGGAGCAGACTGCCCTGGAGGCTCATTCTCTAGGGCTGGACACA ACTAAAGTCTTCCCAATCTTGCCTACAGCCTGTACTGCAGAAGAGGCAGCGCTAAATGGGATGAAATTTTTTGCAGGCCTACAAGCAGAGGATGGTCACTGGGCTGAGGATTATGGAGGACCTCTCTTTCTGTTGCCAG GACTTCTGATTGTGTGCCATGTTGCTAAGATTCCACTCCCAGAAGAAAGTAGGAAGGAGATGGTGCGTTACTTGCGTTCAGTGCAACTCCCAGATGGAGGATGGGGCCT ACACATTGAGGACTTGTCTAAGGTATTTTCTACTGCTCTGAACTACACGGCCATGCGTATTCTTGGAGTCAGCGCTGATGATCCAGATTTAGTGAAGGCTCGAAATAACCTCCATAGCAAAGGTGAATGA